The Capsicum annuum cultivar UCD-10X-F1 chromosome 3, UCD10Xv1.1, whole genome shotgun sequence genomic sequence ATATCATTATAACACTTTACCTATATAATTTACAATTCTCCAGCTCTATTAACGAGATAACATTTACGATTAGCATATTCTTGCCTCATTAATTCATACCATCCACAACAATCCAACACTAAACCATCATTGTCACCCCTTTATTCGCATTACCTTTTCCATTACGCATATCTGTAGGATCAACTCATTAAACATAGACAACTCACACTAAAATCTAGGGCTAACAACCAAGCACTCCTTTAAGCATGAATTTAGCCTCTCATAGGATCCAATAGATAGAGTATGTTTATCAATACCAAAGCAACAatgtcataaaataaatcacaatttaacacttaagcatCCAAGTCACCATTGGATCCTTCATtgctcattaattattaaaataccaCTACCTCCTCAAATACTACAACTTGGGTTTAACATCACCACTTAAAACTAGCACAATCAAGCATATTATTATCTTTACCTCTTTCTACATAATACAGTTCTCACAATAATTCAAGTCATTTATCATTTAGATATTATCATGCTCATCAATATTCTGTCCTATCATAATTCTTCTCATCAAATTGTTGCACAATACACACATCTTAATAAATTTATAACTCAACTAGATTcatcattataacaactcaatgaTATTAGGCTTGCACGTTTTATCCATAAATAATTCTCTTCTGAGCACATAGCTCATAGTATCCTGGAAGTAACACACAATCTCTCAAGAAGATAggtttttttgggattaaagcaagtttatatattttatccacctcaactccatgcccgtAGGCCTAGACATGTTTTCCTTATTAATTCtacattataaaaatataaagtaacaCAGTCTTCTACTCATTAACTTGCTTACCTGGACGCCCAATTTTTGAAAGAAGTAAATTGCAACAAGGGTgctttttcctttcctttatgccttgaaataatcaatcatctaaaaatcaagcaatattaagattaattaaataattatcatttaAACAAAGATTTTGTGGATTCAAACCCATTAAATCTATCCTTAAGTCAAGATCTATATCATTCTCCAAGTTTAATTAGTCATTAAACTAGTTATTTCAAGCTTAACCTATCTACAATAATGGATTTTTATGTTAACGGTCTCATCtttatgaaattcatgattttcaaccagcAAAAACATAATTTAGTTTGGCCTATGTAGTTAACGCTCTCTCTCCAACGGTTATCTTTAACATTTAACGCTCACCTTCATGCTCCACCCCGACCAATCGACAGCTTCTGACATCGGCGTCGGTATCAATTTAGCCAAAAAAGGTAAGGTTAAACCTCTCTCCCTCCCCAAATCTCCCTTACCCCTAGTTTCTCTTTGTAGTCGCCCCCCCCCCTCCCTAAATTCCCTTCTTGTTCCGTTGCTCTGATCATTGGTGGAACTACGATTCCCACTGACTCAACATCGAAAATAGAGAGGGGTTTTACCTGTGGCAAAATAGTTAGGTCAACCAGGTGGTTTGGGTTAGAAGACATCTAAATCTCGGCAAGATTATAGAAGGTTCTTCGGTGTTACTCCGACGACTCTCCAATGACACTCTAGAAATGTACCAGCAGTTCTTTTACCAGCGACCTTACTCTGACAATGATTTTTGACATCAAATTGATGGAACCAGCAGCTAGCAAGCGTACTGATGACATCTACACTTTTAGGTATTTAGCAACGTCAGGCAGTTTTTGATTTCCtgtatattattttgttgtcGTGTCCTTGTCTCTTGTTACAgattctattttacttttttgcatCCTTCTTGTTGCTTATGTAGGTAGTAGGGTTTGGATGCTTtgtttggagattgttgttgagTTGTGTTCCGAATTAGTACATCGTTTGACTTAGTATTAATTTGTGGGGTAGACTTTTTCCATAATTATTCAATCTACTTTACTTGTACCTTTCTTTTCCTGTTGTTTCTTTATTACTGTCGTTGTTTGCATTCTTGTAGAGTTGTGGCTGTAGGCTTTGATGGCAATATAGGGTCATGTCTGAGGGGGTTTAAAGAGGAGGGAGAGGGGCTGTTTTGGGGGTGAGGAAGAAGGGAAAGCAGTCGGGGGAGTGGGGGCAAGGTCTGGCATTAGGGGTGGTATAGGGAGATGTGTTACTGGAGTTGTTAAGATGAGGGTTGGGTCTTAGAATATAGGGACTCTttagggtaagtctatagagctggtgaagattcttagaaagaggaggatcaatattaCGTGTGTGCAAGAGACTAGGTAGGCAGGGTCTAAGGCAAGGGATATAGATAGTTATAAGTTAAGGTACTCTGGTAGCAAGAGGTATAAGagtggagttggcatcttagtggataaagagcttagagggcaggtactggaggttaagaggatcaacgataggttgatgactgcTAAGTTGGTTATTGGGTGATTTACCCTGAATGTATGTAGTTTTTATGCACCGCAGGTGGGCTTGGATGGGGTGGAAAAGTTGTggttttgggaggttttggatgaggtggtgagaggagTGCCTAGttctgagaagattgttgtagcggGGGACTTCAATAGGCACATTGGGTTATTTCTGGGAGGCTTTGATAATGTGTAtggtagttttagtttcagaGAGAGGAATGATAAGGGAGCTGCTCATTTGGATTTTGTGAGGTATTTTGGGTTGGTAgtggtgaattcgagctttcaaaagaaggacgatcacctgattaccttccAAAGTAcgatagccaagacccaaattgactttttgttACTTAGGAAAGAGGATaaggtgttgtgtaaggactgtaaagtcatttcGAATGAGAATCTTTCAACTCAACATAGGCTTTTAGTAATGGACTTGGGTATAAAGCGAGATAAGAAGAGAAGGCATGAGGagggtagacctagaattaagtaggCAGTTTAACGTCGGTGACTGCGCGGGTAATAGAAGAGAAGGTGGCGGgtatgggggtgtgggagtgtaggggaaaTATGGATGATAtatgggatagggtggctagaTGCATCAAGGATACTGCTGGTAAGGTGTTAGGTATTTCTAGGGGCCGGGTGGGCCACCATCAGgtggattggtggtggaatgaagaagttaaaaagaaagtGGAGGTAAAAAAGGAAGGTGTACGCTAAGTTGGTTGACattaaggatgaagaagagaagcatGCCAATAAGGAGGAGTAAAAGATAGCAAGGAAGAAGGCTAAGGTAGCAGTTACGGGGGGCTAAAACGgcaacttttgagagcttgtatgcggggttggaggcaaaaaaaggggaaaagaggttgtttaggcttacTAAGGTTAGGGAGAGGAAGGGTAGTGACCTCGACAAggtaaagtgcattaagggggaggatggtggagtgttggtggaggacagGCTCATTAAGatgagatggcagtcgtactttgataggttattgaatgacaaaggggatagagctattgtgttaggggataTGGAGAACTCTGAGGAGTGTCGTGATTTTAGGTATTGTAGATgctttaaggtagaggaggtcaaAGAGGCGGTtcgcaggatgcgtaggggtagggtgacggggcctgatgagatttcaatggatttttggaagttttctggagAGATCAGCTTATGCTGGTTGACTATTTTGTTTAACGACATTTTTAAGTCAAAaaaaatgcccgaggcttagagatggagtactatgatcccgtTATATAAGAACAACGGCGATATGCAGAATTGCAACAACTATAAGGGCATAAATTTATTGAGccacactataaagatttgggagaaagTGGTCGAGTTGAGGTTAGGGAGTTTAGTGACTATCTCGGAgaaccaatttggatttatgctcgggcgctcgacgacggaggcaattcatcTAGTGTGAAGACTGGTAGAATAGTATAGGGAAaagaagaaggacctgcacatggtgtttatcgacttgaagaaggcatacgacaaagtccctagagaGGTTCTTTAAAGATTCTTGGAGGTGAGTGAGGTCCCGATGGAGTATATCTGAGCAATCAAgtacatgtatgatggagctaataCATAGGTTAGGACAgcgggaggagattcagagcatttccctGTCTTGACAGGgctgcatcagggatctactcttagcccttttttgtttgctttggtgttGGATGCGTTGACGTGGAGTATTcgaggagaggtgccttggtgtatgatttttgcagacgatgtagttttAATTGATAAAACGCAgaggggtgtgaatgataaactAGAGGTGTGGCGataaacccttgagtctaaagggttcaggttgagtaggaccaagacagagtatttggaatgaaAGTTTAATGACTTGTGGCAGGAGGACGacgtggtagtaaggttggattcccaggtgtGCAAGAGGGgtagtttcaagtatctcaggCCCATGATTCAAGGAAATGGTAAGAgtgacgaggatgtctcccaccgcATTGAGGCAGAatagatgaagtggaagctcgcctcaggggtgttgtgtgataggaaggtgccgcccaagcttaaaggcaaattctatagggtggcagTTCGTtcgaccatgttgtatggagcggagtgttgccCAGTCAAAAATTGtcacatccaaaaattaaaggtgacagaaatgcggatgttgcgttagatgtatgggcttactaggggtgatagagttcagaatgagacCATTCAGGAAAAAGttagagtggcttcggtggaggacaagattcAGAAAGctcgattgagatggttcaggcacgtgatgaggaggggcacggatgtctcaattcgtaggtgtgagcggctagcattggatggattcaggcggggtaggggtaggccaaaaaAATACTGGAAAGAGGTGATTAGGTAAGACATGGAGCAATtgcagctcactgaggacatgaccctagataagaagatctggaggacgcaaATCAGGATAGAAGGTTAGTGATAGTTTGGGTCGTTGGGGTAGGGTAATACTGGGTGGATGTActtttcttgttatgccacaTTGTTGCATGCCTTACTATGTATTTTTTTACTAGCCTCTCTACCTcatcggaggtagtggtatggactacgtacatcttaccctcctcagaccccactatgtgggaatacactgggtttgttgttgttgttattataaaAACATAATCTAGTTTACCAAGTTAATGCTAGGAATCACTAATTTGTAATCTAGAATTAAATTTGAGTAATATTAAGAACACCTATAAGTTTTAttcaaaaattcacctttaaaggttCTAACCTAAAAGTCCATCATTAAAGATCTTTCTAATAATTCTATGATATTGAAGgattaaaagatgaagaaaatgatggaaAGATGTACCTCAACGAAGGACTTCCACCCTAAACTTGGGAAATTAACATCTCTAGGGTTGGATAATGAAGTTTAGAGTTCTTAGACCTAAAACATGCTTAAACTGATTTAAATACCAACAGAATTCTCGCTAAAGTGAAATTCACATTTTAGCCCGAATAGTGCTCAGTAAAACTGTCATAACTTTTCATTCTGAATTCGTATTGATGAATGGTTAGTTGcatcggaaagaggactcagaTATATTTAATTTGGTGGTATTTTTCCCCATAATTTATATTCAAGTATATATTATTGTTTGAATTTTGCTCTACTAGAAACCCATATTAAAACACGATTGGAAAGAAAgttttcaacttaactttgtgttagggatattgtacaaGCTTAATTCATACATAAAGAACTTCCaaactaaataattgatattattAATTGTGAATAATTAGATTCATCGGGATTGAATCTGTCTATACACATCAAAAGGCTAAAATCCTTCGTCAAAAATCTTGAGGTGACATAATGAATAAAATGATGGATATTTTGGaatcaagttaatattgaggaataaacattaagaattttcataaatttatcatgaaTAATTTAGTAATAAAAAATTAGTCGGTTACAAGGTTCCACATGAAGTTTCTAATTTTGTTAGgaattttggcttttgagattTGGGCAAAGTTTGCCTTCTAAGTTTCACTAGGGATATCATTGATATGGTTGATGGGGGAATACGCATTATCATTTGTGAAGAGCCCATTGCTTATGAGTCTTCAATAGGGGAAATCCCTGCCAGTGTGTGTATCGGCTTTACTCAATATGGCAAGAGTAGCATGGGGAAGAGTGAAAGAAAACTTAGAGAGGTCCCAGTTACCATTAGTTTACATATCC encodes the following:
- the LOC107854411 gene encoding uncharacterized protein LOC107854411 yields the protein MCEVHFPWNPKGDSEIAEAWFDQAAEYWKQAIALTLGSRVWMLCLEIVVELCSELVGLDGVEKLWFWEVLDEVVRGVPSSEKIVVAGDFNRHIGLFLGGFDNVYGSFSFRERNDKGAAHLDFVRKEDKVLCKDCKVISNENLSTQHRLLVMDLGIKRDKKRRHEEGRPRIK